One window from the genome of Nocardioides panaciterrulae encodes:
- a CDS encoding CapA family protein translates to MTAPGDGPVTLLLSGDVMLGRGIDQVLAHPGDPTLTEPCVHDARRYVELCEEVSGPVPRAVADGYPWGEALAELTGPGVHVRVLNLETSITGGGEPAAGKTVHYRMNPANLGALRAARPDVCVLANNHVLDYGADGLRDTLEALASAKMAVAGAGRDVAEAWTPARARVDEDRRVVVLAWGHPSAGVARAWAAGPHEPGVALLPDLSDATTVAVAGRVRAEKSRGSIVVVSLHWGTNWGWTVPAEQVRFAHRLVDAGADVVHGHSSHHPRPLEVYAGRLILYGCGDLVNDYEGIRGFERYRDELRLLYRVTVTTDGSLAAAELIPYRSRRLRLEQADPIDARWLAAALDRWSHPRGVRVRRTSANRLALDVA, encoded by the coding sequence ATGACCGCACCCGGGGACGGGCCGGTGACGCTGCTGCTCTCCGGCGACGTGATGCTGGGTCGCGGCATCGACCAGGTACTCGCCCACCCGGGCGACCCGACGCTGACCGAGCCGTGCGTGCACGACGCGCGCCGCTACGTGGAGCTGTGCGAGGAGGTCTCCGGGCCGGTGCCGCGCGCCGTCGCGGACGGCTACCCGTGGGGCGAAGCGCTGGCCGAGCTGACCGGCCCGGGCGTCCACGTGCGGGTGCTCAACCTGGAGACCAGCATCACCGGCGGCGGCGAACCGGCGGCCGGCAAGACCGTGCACTACCGGATGAACCCCGCCAACCTCGGGGCGCTGCGCGCGGCCCGGCCCGACGTGTGCGTGCTGGCCAACAACCACGTGCTCGACTACGGGGCCGATGGACTGCGCGACACCCTCGAGGCGCTGGCGTCGGCGAAGATGGCGGTGGCCGGAGCCGGTCGCGACGTCGCCGAGGCGTGGACGCCGGCCCGCGCCCGCGTCGACGAGGACCGGCGGGTCGTGGTCCTGGCCTGGGGGCACCCGAGCGCCGGGGTGGCGCGCGCCTGGGCCGCCGGCCCGCACGAGCCCGGCGTCGCGCTGCTCCCCGACCTCTCCGACGCCACCACCGTGGCGGTCGCCGGCCGGGTGCGCGCGGAGAAGTCCCGCGGCTCGATCGTCGTGGTGTCGCTGCACTGGGGCACCAACTGGGGCTGGACGGTGCCGGCCGAGCAGGTGCGCTTCGCCCACCGGCTGGTCGACGCGGGGGCCGACGTGGTGCACGGACATTCCTCGCACCACCCCCGCCCGCTCGAGGTGTACGCCGGCCGGCTGATCCTCTACGGCTGCGGCGACCTGGTGAACGACTACGAGGGGATCCGCGGCTTCGAGCGATACCGCGACGAGCTACGGCTGCTCTACCGGGTCACGGTGACGACCGACGGCTCCCTGGCCGCGGCCGAACTCATCCCCTACCGGTCCCGGCGGCTGCGGCTGGAGCAGGCCGACCCGATCGACGCTCGCTGGCTGGCCGCCGCGCTCGATCGGTGGAGCCACCCCCGCGGGGTGCGGGTCCGGCGTACCTCGGCGAACCGGCTGGCGCTGGACGTCGCGTGA